NNNNNNNNNNNNNNNNNNNNNNNNNNNNNNNNNNNNNNNNNNNNNNNNNNNNNNNNNNNNNNNNNNNNNNNNNNNNNNNNNNNNNNNNNNNNNNNNNNNNNNNNNNNNNNNNNNNNNNNNNNNNNNNNNNNNNNNNNNNNNNNNNNNNNNNNNNNNNNNNNNNNNNNNNNNNNNNNNNNNNNNNNNNNNNNNNNNNNNNNNNNNNNNNNNNNNNNNNNNNNNNNNNNNNNNNNNNNNNNNNNNNNNNNNNNNNNNNNNNNNNNNNNNNNNNNNNNNNNNNNNNNNNNNNNNNNNNNNNNNNNNNNNNNNNNNNNNNNNNNNNNNNNNNNNNNNNNNNNNNNNNNNNNNNNNNNNNNNNNNNNNNNNNNNNNNNNNNNNNNNNNNNNNNNNNNNNNNNNNNNNNNNNNNNNNNNNNNNNNNNNNNNNNNNNNNNNNNNNNNNNNNNNNNNNNNNNNNNNNNNNNNNNNNNNNNNNNNNNNNNNNNNNNNNNNNNNNNNNNNNNNNNNNNNNNNNNNNNNNNNNNNNNNNNNNNNNNNNNNNNNNNNNNNNNNNNNNNNNNNNNNNNNNNNNNNNNNNNNNNNNNNNNNNNNNNNNNNNNNNNNNNNNNNNNNNNNNNNNNNNNNNNNNNNNNNNNNNNNNNNNNNNNNNNNNNNNNNNNNNNNNNNNNNNNNNNNNNNNNNNNNNNNNNNNNNNNNNNNNNNNNNNNNNNNNNNNNNNNNNNNNNNNNNNNNNNNNNNNNNNNNNNNNNNNNNNNNNNNNNNNNNNNNNNNNNNNNNNNNNNNNNNNNNNNNNNNNNNNNNNNNNNNNNNNNNNNNNNNNNNNNNNNNNNNNNNNNNNNNNNNNNNNNNNNNNNNNNNNNNNNNNNNNNNNNNNNNNNNNNNNNNNNNNNNNNNNNNNNNNNNNNNNNNNNNNNNNNNNNNNNNNNNNNNNNNNNNNNNNNNNNNNNNNNNNNNNNNNNNNNNNNNNNNNNNNNNNNNNNNNNNNNNNNNNNNNNNNNNNNNNNNNNNNNNNNNNNNNNNNNNNNNNNNNNNNNNNNNNNNNNNNNNNNNNNNNNNNNNNNNNNNNNNNNNNNNNNNNNNNNNNNNNNNNNNNNNNNNNNNNNNNNNNNNNNNNNNNNNNNNNNNNNNNNNNNNNNNNNNNNNNNNNNNNNNNNNNNNNNNNNNNNNNNNNNNNNNNNNNNNNNNNNNNNNNNNNNNNNNNNNNNNNNNNNNNNNNNNNNNNNNNNNNNNNNNNNNNNNNNNNNNNNNNNNNNNAAAAAAAGACAGAAGATTTGATCATGATAGAACAATAAGAATCTTGTATCTCTCAAACCCACACAGATTCTACTTGTGCATATACTTTAAGTGATTCCATTCAACCCAAATACGGTAAAGTAGATATAGATCCTCTGCATATAAGTAAGAAGTAACGACACAAAGTAAGGTGAGCTCAAAAGTTACAATCTTTAATATCTGATACAAAAAAAAGAAGAAAAACAATAGACACAGACCTGTTTGTTGAAGACTCTCTTTAGGAACATAACCAAATTAAGAATCGAGAAGAATGAAATGATGAATTTCACGGGAAGAAACTTACATATTTATAGCTGCAGATTCTGATAATGGAAGAAAGGAGAGAATGTATTGAATGACAGATCGTGTGAAGAGTGGGAAAATGGAGTTAATTAAAGTATAAATGAAAATAATTGAATGTAATCAAGTTCCGTAACGTTGCCACTTTTGATACCCGTTGAGAAGACCTTCAAGCAAATCGACAAAGATGCAGGCTTCCACCAAAATGTCGCTGGAAATAATCATTTTTCGACGGCTGGCTAAACGAATCTGAAGCTCCGACGGTACTGCAAAAATCAGTTATCCGGTCAAGTGTTGGAGATGAAGCCAAATACTTATTGGACTCGGTTATGTGTAACTGAAGCCCACCTTATCAATTGTCTGAGGCCTTGCTAATTAGTAAAACACTAAAACCCCACAAACGAAGACCATCGAACAAACAAAAGAGAAAAAACAGACTGCCACGTGTCGAAGCGAGAGAGCTCGACTCATCTATGCGGATGCTGACATGGCGCAAGGAGAAGAGAATAAACAGTATTTTATATATATTAATTTAAAGTTATTTAAGAAAACTTATTATGTTTAATTAATCATTTTCAATATTTTAAAAATTGGTTTAGGTGTTGTCTAGACATAGACAAATCGGTTATAAAAGAAAATATTTTTCTAAAATGATACTAAAATGGGTTTAAAAAAAACATTCGGTGTACTCCACCCTCATAATTACAGGCTATCAATTTCTTTAACATTGATTATTTCAGCATTGATTATTTTCTAAACCATGTTATCTATTTTAAGTGTCATGTCATCTTTTTTTCAGCGAAAATGATTATAGTGTCGACTTGTGTATAAATCACTTCGCAAATATAGTCTAGGGGATGTTTTTTTTTTTTTCATTTGTAATCAATGTAAACGCGATGGCAGGCCCGGCCTGGATAAATATTGGGCTGGAAGCAACAAAACTAATTTTAGCCTATTATTTAGTAACTAAAGGAGAAAAAAAATGTACATGTTAAAGTTCGAACCTCACACCTTCTACTAACTTAATCTAACCGTTAAACCAACTCAGCTATCGGAGATATCAAAGATTCTACGGCCGAAATGGTACATATTAAAAGCAGGGCCGGAAGCACATGCTTCCACCGCTTGTACTCAGGGCCGCTACTGCGCGATGGATAACTTTTAAAAAGGTGAATCTTAGTGGGAAGTATAATTGTTTTAGACTAACCACCGCACATTAATGTGCAAAAAAAAAAAGACAAACCACCATACATCCTAGGGAATCAATTTTTTAGAAATCTTGATTGGGTAAAAAATGGTTTTTGAAAAATCAAAAACTAAAAACTAGTGTAGATCATCTCCAAACAATCAAACCTCTAAAAGTAAATCTAGGATGTGTGGTGGTTAGATTTACTTTTACTTTCTTAAATTAGTTTTTAAAGCAATTTGGTCCCAATCCTAGAAAAGCTTGAATAATTCGAAGGCTAAAGCTATTTGAGTTTTGTATGATTCAAACAAAAATACATTGTTTTTGTTTTGAACTGACAAAATTACAGAACCATGTTTTTCTATCTGTTATGAGGTACATCTTCCAGCGCACGATTCACAGCGAGGCATGGAGAACTATTTCTTCCATCTCTGTGGCTCCTCAAACCATTGTTTCTCTGCGGCTCCTCAAACATATTGGTAAAAATGTGAAGAACCGGCTAATATCAGTGAGATGATTTTAAAAATGTGACAAAAATAGATTAATTTTTGAGACTAAACAGTTGTATTATAAAGTATATCCATTTATATAGTCCCACAACAAATAAAATAGAGATACAACCAAAGAAACATAAAAAGCGTATATCAATAATGTCTGAAATTTATATACTAAAAAATTTCGTCCCCGGTGATAAAAAGTCTTGGTTCCGTCCCTGAGCTGGGCTGGCTTCATACCGGGTAACGTTTTCTTATACGCTGCACTCAAACAATATGAGTATCAAAAATATTACATCTGTAATATTATAGCATCTACATGTAACAATTGAATATATATAAATAAAATTCGAAGAAAAAGACTTGTATATAAACGTCTATCAAAATAACCAATGAAAATATTTTAACTCATAACATACGACATGGTGAGTAGTCTAGTCTAATCTTAGCCTATTCTGAATATGTGTATCACTGATTCAAGACTAGCCACATCATATACGCGATAATCTTTGCCTTGCCTAACATTAAATTTGATTGATAGCTAGTAATAATCACGGTAAAATAATATCAATTTGATTCAAGTAGAAAAGCAAGGCATTAGTACCGTGGCCGGTGGCTCCACGCGACCAGTAACGCACGTAACATTTGGCTAAGTGAACTTCACCCCATGCGGTTATTCCACACAATGACTTCAGCTGTTTGTTCGCTTCCTTCAAACAGTCGTTACAGTCACTCGCACTAAGGTCTCCAGTACACTGCGCCACAGCTTGCGATCCCTTTCCTATCCAAGCTCTGTAAGGTACGCTATTGGCGTCCACTACAAAACTCACCATCTTACTGGTCTTAGTCAACTCGTCCGAGCTATACCCCCACGGTGTCCCGCATACCCTAGCCAGCAACGTCTTATTCGCCACGCCGAGGAACTTAGTGTTCTCATACTCCACGAAACAGCCTTCGAGAAGCAACGCGCCGCCGGACGCGCCGCCACAGAGATTTTGTAGTATGCGAGCAGCTTGCGCGACGCATCTAGCGCAATCATCGGAACGTGTGGAGAGGTCGCTGCGGCAGTGGTGCATCCCGTGGACGGTTTTGCCGTAGGTTCCGACAGTGAAATGGTTATATGTAAAGACATTAGCTGAGTTTACGAGGGAGGTGAGTAGCGTGTTGACATTTGAGTCGTAAGATGATCCGGGAAGGTAGTTGGAGAAAAAAGACGATCCTCGAAAGTACTTTGGTTGCGTGCAGTGGTGGTAGTAGAAAAAAGTATTATTGTCGGAAGGAGATGAGAAGTTTCTGATGAGAGATGCGGCTGCGATAACGACAGAGATGGCAATAATTGTGTTTATCGGTGACATGGCTCTTCTTTTTCGCTAATTTGCTGCTTTCGAATGTCTTAGAAAATTGAATATTGTTAAAAACCATCTATTAATTTTCAAAAAGTATTATAGTTAACTTTGAGATGGTCGTTAGCAAAAAAAAAAAAAAAAAATTTGAGATGGTGGCAGGCAACTCTTTATCTTTCACGGCGTTTCTAAATAAATAAATAAATGCCAAAATTATTAATTAACAAAGACATATCAACAACTTTAATTTTTTTGTTTAAAAGTAATTATGCATTGATTAAAAATTGTTCAACTACGAAAGTAGCCATCGGAGCTAAAAGTAAAAATCCAATAAATATATCAAGTAATTGATTTAATAAGATTTCTAGGGTAGTCGCTGTTAGCACGGTTTTGTAGTATGCGAACAGATATTTTGTAGTATGCGAACAGCTTGCGCTACGCATCTAGCGCAATCATCGGGACGTGTGGAGAGGTCGCTGCGGCAGTGGTGCATCCCGTGGACGGTTTTGCCGTAGGTTCCGACAGTGAAATGGTTATATGTAAAGACATTAGCTGAGTTTACGAGGGAGGTGAGTAGCGTGTTGACATTTGAGTCATAAGATGATTCGGGAAGGTACTTGGAGAAAAAAGACGATCCTCGAAAGTAGTTTGGTTGCGTGCAGTGGTGGTAGTAGAAAAAGGTATTATTGTCGGAAGGAGATGAGAAGTTTCTGATGAGAGATGCGGCTGCCATTACGACGGAGATGGCAATAATTATGTTTATCGGTGACATGACTTTCTCTTTCGCTGATGTGTTGTTTCTTAGTAGGGGTTATTGGTTGTTGTATTTTAATTGATTTGAAAATCCGAATTAAATCTAGTGTTATTGGTTTTATGATTTTCAAATCTCTATTAAAATCATGTGTTATTGGTTTAATGATTCATAAATTCTGTATCAAATCAAGTGTTATTCAATCGTATGGATTTAATATTATATTTGATTTTATAATGGATTTGAATGGATTTGTTTGGATTTTTTAGTTAAAAATACACAGACTCAAATCCGAGGGAAAACCTCCGAATTTGCATATTTTACTTGGATTTATAAATACTACGTGGATTTTTAAATCAATCAAACCAATAACACCTCCTTAATATTTTAGAAAATATTTAATTATGAGATTAATGGCAAGCAACTCGTTATTCTTTGGTGGCTTTTCTATATAAATAAATAAATAATTCCCAGCAAATGATTAAATCACATGACATCTCACCAACTTTAGACCACAGTTCTAAAAGGGGTTCTAAACAAAAGATAAAAAAAATGAAAAAAAAATAAAAACACAGAACCAATATTTAATTTGAGATTTTTAGAGTGGGTAAGAATCCCTTGCGTGTCCCTTTAGTATTGGATAATCCATCTTCTCTCCATCTTCTCTTTTGCTCGACCTCCTTCTTCGTTTGATTCCTCCTCCAATCTCAGTAACTCCATCTTTTATTTCACTTCTGATCTCGATTTCTTTTTTCGTTTGATTCGTTTGATTCCTTCTCTGCAGTTACGATTGTTTCTCCTCTCGAACCATCTTCTTCAACGCGTTTGACTCTTCTTCTCTGGTAAGCTCGTCTCTCTCTCTCTCTCTCTCTCTCTCTCTCTCTCTCTCTCGTTTCTTCTTCTCTGTTGACAGATCATATTTTATCTGAAGCTCTCTCTCTCTCTCTCTCTCTCTCTCTCTCTCTCGTTTTTTCTTCAACGTTCCGTCCATAGATAATATTTACTCTGAAGATATTTTTTAGTTTCTGTTTGATTCCTGCAATCTATGTTCATGTGATAGCTAGAATCGCGTTTGATCGATCATGGCTTAAAGGCTAGATACTAGATAGCATCTTCGTTCGTATGTTCATGTTATCTTTCTCCGTTTAGGTTTCGGGGAATCTATGTGTACATTACCGTCGATTCCTAGGACGTTACGATGAACAATAGAAGCTGATCATATTAACGATGATCTCTCTATGACTTTAATTTTGATTGTTGTTCAGATTGGAATTGTGATAAGCTTGTGTAATTGAGAATCTGTTGCTTGCTTCGATAGTTCAGCAAAAGACTTATTGTTTTACTGTATGAATCAGAGTAATCAATTTGCTCTGTTCTTTGTTTAGTATCTGAGTTAGCAATGAAGTCAGGAGGATCATGATTGAACCCAAATGCAGCAGCTTACGCACCACTCTCCAAAAGAGAAGGTGATTCTTCAAAGCATGTTGGTGCTGATGCAGCCACACGTGACGTTCAGCACCAACAACCCTATGGTTATGGAGTCCAAGGGAAGGGAAGTTCTCCAGGCGCTCACATGAGGGATGATGATTCGGAGACTGATAAGGAGATGGAGTTCCTTTTGGCCAACTCCATCTCCGTGATGTTTGTCAGATGAGTCTATATGTGATGTTTACTTAGCCAACTCGAGGTAAACTTATTTCACTAGTATCCATCTCACACTTAAATTACACCTAGGGTAGATTGTCCGCAAAGCTTTGTTTCTCTGTGGAAAAAGAGAGAGAGAGAGAGAGAGAGAGAGAGAGAGAGAGAGAGAGAGAGAGTACATTTGTATAGATTTTGAATTTCAAGCTTGGGTGTTGCAGATTAGGATTCTTCTTATGGTATAAAAAGTTGCTTCCATTTTGAAAAATTCAACTTCTAATTTTTTTTTTTTAAGAACTTCAAAGAGGTTCTCCCATTGGACCATGATAAATTTATCACATTAGCAAATGTTCTAAACTTCACAAATTACAAAATTAACTATTAAACTAATCATTAGAACCCATCATGGGTTCTAACCATTGGACATGCTCTTACACGAGTCATCGGAACTAAAAAATAATAATAATTAAATTAAAATATCAAGTTGCTGATTTAATAAAAGGTTAAAGAGGTGATGCGAGGAAGGATCGATATGGAGATGGATATTGTTCTACTAAAAGTACGACAACAACAACGGTATGAATGCAACTTAAAAAACTATAATTATTACTTTGAATGAAAATTGAGATAAGTAGAATCTACGTTATAATGAGCCAGTTTCATCATTTCTGATGCGACACATAATCATATTTGTGGGCCCCGCATTTATTATTATTAATGAGCCAGTTTCATCACTTCTGATGCAACACGTTATCACATTTGTGGGCTCCGCATTTATTATTATTATTATTTTTAAACGGATGGGCTTAAATTAGTGTGAACTATGTATAGTTTTAAGTGGGCTTCGTGCAACTCGGCCCGGTAAACAACATATGATTGGTTTCTTTTTTTTTTCTTCGTGGGCTTCGCATAGGCTTGGTAATTGTTAGGGTTACGTCTTCTTCCAGATCCTTCGTTGCAAGACGCTTCATCTTCCGGCGTAACCATTGCTAACTCGATCTCTTCCTGTAACGCCTTCTCGAGACTCCTATATATAGAGATCGTCTATGGTGAGTTCTCATTTGCCTCTTAACTTTCTCCCCCACTTTTACTAACGTGTATCTCTGCAACCGCCGTTATGAAAATGACTTCCTCAGGTGTTCCCGTTGCTAACGCCGCCGCCGCCTACTCCACTTTCGACTCTCTTCGCCTCAACAGAGCTGCTCACTCCATTGTTGGTCGACTCATCAGCTTTTGGGATTCCCGGAACATCAACAAGAATGGAGACTTTATATAGATAACGATTCTCCTCTTCGATGAATTGGTGAGGATTGTTTCAAACCTATTTTCTTTCTTTTTTTTCTTAATCTATAACACAGCTTCATCTTTCTTCAGATATGAAAACGTTTCTTCACGTTTCTTCAGTTTTGTATATGAGATTTTTTCTTAAACTATTAATGATCTTCTTTTATCTGAAAGAAAGAAAGTCGTCTAAAAAATAAACATATGGTTTGCTCGACCAGGTTTCAAACTTCAATCATAACTCAAATACATGTTTACAAACTGTTTTTATAAACTGTTCAGTCGACGTCGAGACAATACTATTTCTCTTTAGTTTGGTTGCAGTGTTGTTTTTTTTTAATTAGTATTTTGTTTCTTGGACCATTACTAATATGTATAAATATATATACGTCTATTTAATAGTTTAAAAACTAAAACGAGGATAAATGAAGAGCCTCAACAGTTCTATTTATATGTAATCACAGATATATTAACGCCTAACATTCAAAGTAGTGCATATAATTGCCTTAAAACCCTTAAAGCTTAAGTTACAAAATCAGTAAGACAAAAAGACACACATGGTCATCTCTTCCATATAAATAATGTACGACAACAATCATCATCGTAAACGCAAAAAAAAAAAAAAAAAACCCCAAAACACCTCAAACCTGCAACTCACGATCATGGTGCCAACACAACCCAATGATCTAAGCCTACAAACTATGCCAGTGAACATGTTGTCTCTCATTCTCTCCAAAGTTGGTGCAACCTCATCGATTGACTACTACAACACCATCCTCACTTGCAAGGATAAAGCTACAATTCCCTCAACGACCCCCGCGCAACACACCTAGTAAGTATAAAGAAATGGTCTGTTTAAAAATTAAAGAAATGCTTTTGAAATTATTGGTTAAAGTGTGCTGGGATAAAATTAAACTTTAAAATAAATTATAACCACAACAGCTTTAAAAGCTTAAACTCTAATCATGGTTTTTAGTTTGGCAATAGGACAACAATAAAAGCTGTGAATTACATTCAACTCCTCTTGTTGTAGACTTGTAGTAGTATGTCATATGGAAGAGTTCCCTTTGGAAATTTGGGAAGAGAAATTTGCCCTCATATCCATTGTAAGATTTAAATTGATTGTATAGCCATAACAAAGAAAGTGCTATGATATTTGTGTAATAATTGCTGTATTATCCTTGGCATGAACACACTTACGTGTGAACAAACTTTTTTTCTCTTTTTAAATTTTTTTTTTACAAAAATATGTTTTTCCCATCAACTTTTAATTGATTCGAGTTCCTATTTAAACAATTATTGAACTTTGTATTTTTCATAATAAGAACATAGATTTTTTTCTACACTTAATATGTTTTGAAACTTATAAAACAAACATATATTTTATAAATTTTACACAATATTTCATAGATGCAATTTTATCCATGTCATTTTATAAATACTTATAGTATAGTTAGATTTTATTTTCAAATGAGACACAATTTTATTGTGTTCCATTCTATATATAAACATAGAATGAAAACATATTATATCTCTCTCCCTCCATCCTTCATCCCTCTCTCCCTCCCTCCTTTACCGCCGCCGCCCCGTTATTTCCTTCTTTACCTCTACATGTTATTTTGTCTACTCATCTTCGGACTCTTAATCTTTTTCATCCTTTTTATTTTCTTCATTCTTCGCAATGTGTAGTTGATATAAATTAATTATTCTATACTATATATTTAATAAAAATAGTAAAGTACAATATCAACCATTGTATTAACGAATCTTCACGCGCGGAAAAAGAGAACGTTGTCCACTTTCATACCAAATTGACACAGATATCAAGACATGGCTATATTCTTAATAAATTGAGTTGTTATGAATATTAAACAAAATGACCCATTTGGAAATAAATAAGTAACTTGACTGGTTTTCAAAAAAAAGACAAATGACTGGTTCTCACATAACTCTCTAGATATTTGTCAATCTTCTGGGGTAAAATATAGTCGTAAAAACGTTTGTAATATTTTTTATAGTTTGTAATAAAATAATTATTCAATGTTAAGAAAATATGTATCAATTTGAAATTGGTTTACTTTTTGAAAAGTAAATAAAGTTTAGTTATTTTAGTTTTAATAATTTTATATTATGGCTGAAAAAATCTATTAAAAATTGTTTGAAATACTATAATTTGGTTATTATTTTCAAAAATACATTTAATCAAAATGTTCTAACATTTAGATTTAGAGTTTAGTGATTATGTTTTAGGATTTAGTATTCAGAGGGTGAAGTTAGATTTAAAAGCTTCTACAAATATTCTATAAATGATTTTTAAATATTTATAAATAATTTAGGACGGTTAGTTTAGTTTTTATTTCACAAAGTTAAAATATTTATGAAAATGATTCTGTTAAAGATAAATTAGAAAATGATATCAAATTTGTGAAATTTTTTCCAAATTTTAATTTGAATATTTAAGGTTATGAATTATCTAATCTTTCTTCAAATAACCATGTTCGCATTGTAAAGATCTGATTCGACATAAGCTTTCATAACATCGTTATCAAATCCGAGATCATTCACACGGTTGCTGATAATACGAAAATGCAAAAATAGCATATCTTAACTTAATATGGATAGGATGTATAAGTTATTTTCTAATTATCCATTTGAGCCAATTTTTTCTATGTAAACTTACATATTAACTAATTATAACAGCTCAAAGATAAATCACTAATTGAAATAAAATTTTAAGAATAATAGTAAGAATTTTTCGTCAATTCTGCTCACTTTTTATATTAACGAGAGTAAAAGCGTATACACTGTTCTTAACATAACAATAGAATACAAAACGTAGGTCAATAGAGATTTAAGTTTAGATATTACATATGATGTCTTCTGGTAAAAGAGGTTCCTTTGGGTGGCCACGTGCTTAGCCCGTATCCCTTTCTTAAACTCTACATTGAAAAAACATTTATCATATATAAATCTATAACGAAAATATATAAGAAGAAACTCATGCATAAATTTCTCCTTTCTATTTACTTTAGTCACTATTTTCCCCCGTTTTTCTTAGCCCGTATGAAGATAAGGAGAAATATGCTTTTCTTTATTATAAGGGGATAAAGTGCTTAGTCCGTGTCCCTTTTTATTTACTTTAGTCACTATTTTCCCCCATTTTCTCTCTTCCACTCCCACCTTTTATGCTTCTTTCTTTTATAGAAATTGCGGGCACAGGCTCACAGCCTTATAATGATTCTATGACTTTTAAACTTTTTAGTTATTTGCAAAATTAATTTTCCACCTCTAAAAAAGCAACCAAACAGAGAAGGCTTTAGTTACCTTCGCCGATGGATCCACTTGACGAGTAACCAACGTAGCACTTGGCTAAGTAGACGTCACCCCAAGTGCTTGTTCCGCAAAACGGTTGAAGTTTCAGCCGCTGGATCGCTTCCATCAAACAGTCTTGACAATCGGTTGCACTAAGATCACCGGTGCACTGCGCTACAGCTTGCGCTTCCCCTGACCTCTCCACTCTGTATGACGTACCACTATTTGCAACCACTTTATCAACCAACACCTTAGCCTGAGTCAACTCGTCCGACTTATACTTATACCCAGCCGGTTTTCCGCAACTCATAACCATAGCCGTCGTATCCGCCACTCCAAAGAACATAACGTTATCGTACTTCACTAAGCAGCCTTCGAGCTGTAAAGCGCAGCCGCTCTCACCAAAGCTGTCACTTTGGAGCAGGCTAACAGCTTGCGTGACACAACTAACGCACTCACTGGAGGAGAGATCACCCCGGCACTGGTGCAGTCCGTAGTTTCCGTTGACGGTGAGGTTGTTGTATGTATAGATAGAAGCTGAGTTTACGAACATGTTGAGTAGCGAGTCGACGTTTGACCTGGAAGACGATCCTGGAAAGTACTTTGGTGGAGAGCAGTAGTGGTAGTAGACTAACGGCTCTACGGTGGGAAATGCAAAATTTGTGAGAAGATATACGGCTGCGATGACGACGGAGATCGAGATAATTGCTATTGTCGCTGACATGATCACTTTCGCCGATGTGTTGCCTTTTGGCCTTTGGGTGTATATGTCTGTATCACAAAATATGAGTATGCATGCATGAGATAGGGTCAGGCAACTCTTTATGCTCAGTGCGTTAATACATAACTACAAGAAAAGTATCTACCCTCCGACAAAAGTTTCCGAGAATCTTTGTTGTAGGAAACTTTGCGACGAATTTCTGATAATTTACCGAGAACGTACATAATTTGTCGGAAATTAATCGGTAAGTTCCGATATAAAAATTTCATCGGAAGTTTATCGAAACGTACTCTCGGAATTTTCTCAGAAACGACAATGGCATTGCTTTCTCGGTAAGACGTCATAAGAATAGACGCAATTTCATCGGAACCGATTATTATTTCAATTTGT
This genomic interval from Brassica oleracea var. oleracea cultivar TO1000 chromosome C2, BOL, whole genome shotgun sequence contains the following:
- the LOC106325553 gene encoding cysteine-rich repeat secretory protein 12-like; the encoded protein is MSPINTIIAISVVIAAASLIRNFSSPSDNNTFFYYHHCTQPKYFRGSSFFSNYLPGSSYDSNVNTLLTSLVNSANVFTYNHFTVGTYGKTVHGMHHCRSDLSTRSDDCARCVAQAARILQNLCGGASGGALLLEGCFVEYENTKFLGVANKTLLARVCGTPWGYSSDELTKTSKMVSFVVDANSVPYRAWIGKGSQAVAQCTGDLSASDCNDCLKEANKQLKSLCGITAWGEVHLAKCYVRYWSRGATGHAYKKTLPGMKPAQLRDGTKTFYHRGRNFLVYKFQTLLIYAFYVSLVVSLFYLLWDYINGYTL
- the LOC106324521 gene encoding cysteine-rich repeat secretory protein 12-like; the encoded protein is MSATIAIISISVVIAAVYLLTNFAFPTVEPLVYYHYCSPPKYFPGSSSRSNVDSLLNMFVNSASIYTYNNLTVNGNYGLHQCRGDLSSSECVSCVTQAVSLLQSDSFGESGCALQLEGCLVKYDNVMFFGVADTTAMVMSCGKPAGYKYKSDELTQAKVLVDKVVANSGTSYRVERSGEAQAVAQCTGDLSATDCQDCLMEAIQRLKLQPFCGTSTWGDVYLAKCYVGYSSSGSIGEEFKKGIRAKHVATQRNLFYQKTSYVISKLKSLLTYVLYSIVMLRTVYTLLLSNRVNDLGFDNDVMKAYVESDLYNANMVI